The genomic segment GTGTTCATGCGGGTGACTAATGGGAACGGCACCTTCGTCACCGATGCGGTGGATAGCAACACGGGGACAGCTGTCGTCGACGCCGGCAGTCTGATCGATTTGAGCGTCGTGATGGAGCAGACCTACGCCATCACATTCACCTCGCCCACCGACTACGAGGTCAGCGATGGCGCCTCGGTCATCGCCAGCGGCAGCTACGACGCGCAGTCCGGTGGAGATATCGTCTTTGCCGGTTTGCGGGTGGGCCTGAGTGGGGCGCCGGAGACGGGTGATTCCTTCGAGGTGAGCCCGAGTCGCAATCAGGATGTTTTCTCAACTCTGGATCAGTTGGTGGACGTGCTCAACACGCCGCAACCGACGCCGGCAGATCGCGCCGCGCTCAACAACGCCCTCAACTCGGCGCTCGTCAATATCGACCAGGCGCAGGAGAACTTCTCCGTACAACGGGCTAGGTCCGGGGCGCGCCTCAACGCCGTCGAGAGCCAGCGCGCGCTCAATGATGAAAGCGCGATCCTGCTCCAGGCATCCCGCTCGGCGGTGGAGGATGTGGACTTGGTCGAGACGATCAGCTCCCTCGAACTGCAGATCAGTACGCTCGAGGCCGCGCAACAGTCCTACGTGGCCGTGCAGCGGCTCTCACTGTTCAATTTCCTCTGATGCAGGTGCTTAAGCTAATGCAGCACATGGCCGATGCAGGAGCCGGGATATTGCGCCCGTCACCGCGTCGCCACGACTGGTCGACGAAAGTGACGAGGTTACGTCAAAAGGGAGGTCGATCGCCGCCCTAACCGCCCGGATTGCTATGAACTTTAGCGTCGGTGCTCGGAAATCGGCGCAACGTCTCGATCCTGATGACGGGAAGCGTGCATTCCTAAGGTTTGCATGGCCGCTCCCGATACGGGGTTCGAAGGCTGGCCTATGGCGCCCACACACCCGTGGTGCGTTGCTAGAGCCAGAAGCTTCGTTACAACCGCATCAGGAGTTCAATCATGGCTTTGACAGTCAACACTAACGTTCTGTCTCTGACAGCCCAGCGCAACCTCTCTAACTCCGAGTCGCTGCTGGGCTCGGCACTGGAACGTCTCGGTTCTGGCCTTCGCATCAACAGCGCCAAAGACGACGCTGCTGGTCTGTCGATCGCCGAGCGTCTGACCACGCAGATTCGCGGCCTGAACCAGGCCGTGCGAAACGCCAACGACGGTATTTCGCTGTCGCAGACGACAGAAGGTGCCCTCAGCGAGGTGGTCAACAACTTGCAGCGTATTCGTGAGCTGGCTGTGCAGTCCGCTAACGGTACCAACTCTAACG from the Pseudomonadota bacterium genome contains:
- the flgL gene encoding flagellar hook-associated protein FlgL, producing MRVAELSNPTLMIDLIGRASAELTRLQSQSATGKAFQAPSEDPFGATRSLQLTRALEQLEQYEINAGRAEDRLTLQEVTLGDLGDQFRRVRELAIQANNGILSDPDRRAIAAEVEQIRQEVIALANAVDGEGRFLFSGTRSNVEPFADSASGVTYLGDQVERRLQIGPGRTVSDGADGDAVFMRVTNGNGTFVTDAVDSNTGTAVVDAGSLIDLSVVMEQTYAITFTSPTDYEVSDGASVIASGSYDAQSGGDIVFAGLRVGLSGAPETGDSFEVSPSRNQDVFSTLDQLVDVLNTPQPTPADRAALNNALNSALVNIDQAQENFSVQRARSGARLNAVESQRALNDESAILLQASRSAVEDVDLVETISSLELQISTLEAAQQSYVAVQRLSLFNFL